GCGGGTCGTGGACACCGGGCCGTCGGCGGCCGTGGTCGGGCTCGCCGTGTACGTCGGATGGCGGTACCGGGCGTACGTCACGGCGTGCGCGGTGGTCGTGGCGATGGTCGTCGAGGTGCTGGTGAAGGAGAACCTCGCGGGCAAGGAGCATCTGGCGGCCATCGCGGCGGTGCTGGTGGTGTGCGCGGCGACGGCCGTACGTCAGTGGCGCTCCGGGGTCGCGCCCGGGGTCGGGTCGGGCGTGCCGCCGATCCAGTCCTGGAGGCGCCGACTGGGGCCCGCCCAGCGGCGGTCGTGACGGTAGGAACGCTTCCAGGCCCGGGCGCGGGCGCGCGGTCTGCGGCGGTAGAAGCGGCGGGCCCAGGCGGAGGTGGGCCGGGCCAGCCTGATGGCGCCGACGACGGCGACGACCGGGATGATCACGCCGAAGATCGCGGTGCGGGCCTTGCCCTTGGCGAGGGCGACCAGGGCGATGAGGAAGTTCGTCCCCATGGTGACCAGGACGGCTCCCCGGTCCTGGAGTTCCTCCTCGTCGAGGTCGTTGACGCCGAAGGGCAGGAAGCCGACCAGCATCAGCCCCACCAGGGCGGCCGTCAGCACGACCATCTCGACGCTCTTGCGGCCGGCCTCGCTCCAGTACACGTCGTCGAGGTGCAGGATCAGCGCGAACTCGTCCAGCACCAGACCCGCGCCCATGCCGAAGAGCACGGCGGAGATCAGCGCGCCGAAGCCGTGCCCGTCACTGGCCACCGCGCCGAAGCCCCCCGCGACGGTGAGCACGACACCGGGGACGACGTGGTGGATGTGGACGCCACCGCTGCCGCTGATGTTGCGGAACGGTCCCTTGCCCGCGCGGATGAGACGGGTGACGACCCGGGTGATCAGGAACGTCAGGACGAACGCGGCGAGTGCGAGCAGCAGCGGCAGTTTGCCCGGCTCGATGATGTTCCGCTCCCACCAGTGACCCATATGCGAACTTTATCCATGACTGCTCCCGACCGCCGCCGAGCCGGTCCGCCCCGGCGGATAGCCTGCGCCGGTGTCCACGACCCCCGAGCCCCCCGCCTCCTCCAGCCCGACGCTCGCCGACGGCCTGCGTTTCGCCTTCGGCACCCTGACCGTGCTGCCGGTGACCGTGCGCCGCTGGGACCGTGAGGCGGCGCGCGTCGGGATGCTCTGCGCGCCCGTCGCCGGGCTGGTCGTCGGCCTGGGCGCGGCCCTGCTCGGCGGTCTCCTGCTGCTCCTGGGCGCCGGGCCGCTGCTCGCCGCCGTGGCCTCCGTCGCCGTACCGGCCGCCCTCACCCGGGGCCTCCACCTGGACGGGCTCGCCGACACCGCCGACGGCCTGGGCAGCGGCAGGCCCGCCGAGGACGCCCTGCGGATCATGAAGCAGTCGGACATCGGGCCGTTCGGGGTCGTCACCCTCGTCCTCGTCCTGCTGGCCCAGGTCGCCGCGCTCACCGAGGCGTACGGCGAGTCCTGGGCGGTGGGCGCGCTCGCGGCGGCCGTCGGCGCGACCGCCGCCCGGCTGGCCCTGACCCTGGCCGCGCGGGCCGGCGTGCCCGCCGCCCGGCCGGAGGGGTTGGGGGCGGCGGTGGCCGGGGTCGTGCCGGTGCGCGGCGCGCTGCTGGTGGCCGCCCTGACCGGGTGCGCGGCGGCGGGTGTCGGGGCATTGTTCGGGCCGTTCGACATCGGTCGTACGGTCCTCGCGGTCGTCCTCGCCTGTGGGGCCGCCGAGCTGCTCCTGCGTCACTGCGTACGGCGGTTCGGGGGCGTCACCGGGGATGTGTTCGGCGGACTCGCGGAGACGGCGGCGACGGCGGCGCTGGTGGCGTTCACCTTCGGCTGAGCGTCTCCCCCAGGGTCAGCAGGCCTTCCGCCACACCCCCAGCTCCCACTTCTTCAGCAGGGAGCTGAGCTCCAGACGGCGGGCCTCGGGGCAGAAGTCGCCCGTCTCCATCTCGTACTCGACGTGGAAGACGGCCTTGCCGGCCTCGATGAACGGCGTGAGGTCCTCGCACTCCTCGTACTGGGCGCACTGTTCGTTGACCGCGAAGTCGAAGTCGTCGACGAGTTCGGGTATCTGGTCGAGGTCGTTCTTCAGGCCGACCGCCAGGCCTCGTTCGTGGGCGAGGCGGGCGACGAGACGGTTGTAGCGGAGCTGGTCGGCGGCCGTGAGGGGGAAGCCCGTCTTGTTGCGGTAGCCGTCCATGTTGTCGGGCTCGACCGCGTCGAAGCCCTTCTCCGCGCACATGTCGATGCGGGCGGCCATCAGGGGTTCGAGGACGTCGGTCGCGCGGATGTCGAGCCAGTACTCGCCCTCCCAGCCGTTGCTCTCGCCTATCACCGCCTTCGGGAAGTCGTCGGCGTCCGGGCGCCAGTCCTCCCAGGCGCCGGTGGAGAGGTAGCAGATGACCTTGCGGCCGTCGTCGTGCAGCTCGGCGACCGTGTCGGCCGACTGGTCGAAGCCGTCGATGTCGTAGACGGGGACGTCGACGGAGGTGTCCAGGCGCCCGCTGAGCTGCCACTGCCACTCGGTGCCCGGTTCCGGTCGCCAGCGGGCGGCCTCGGCCGTCCCGCGTCCGGTGCCCGGCTCGTCGTCGGGGGCGCCCGTGCACCCGGCCATCAGCAGAAGGAGGGGCAGCAGGGTGCTGCGGGCGCGGACGCGGTTCATCGTCGGGGCTCCAAGGCGTGCGGCAACGTACCCCAGGGATGATCCCCCACGCCGGGCACCGCGCAGTGCACGGAGGCGCCCCGGGCGCGGGCGACACCCTCGACGTCGGTGCCCGGCGGCACTCCGTGCACCAGATGGCACACCCGCGCCCCGAGGCCCCCGCTGCCGCCGGGCCAGGGCTCGGGCGGCTGGTCCCGGTACGTCTCCCAGGTGCCCTCGAACGTGACGACGAGGTCGGCGATCCGGGCGTACGCGGGGTGGGGCGGGGTGCCGGGGTTGAGGGCGAGGGTGGCGGGGCCGGCGCCCCAGACGGCCGCGGCGAGCCGTCGGTAGTGGTCGAACGCGCCGTATTCGGCGGCCGCTTGGTCGAGGAAGACGCCGTCGGTGCCGTACCAGGCGTGGTGGCGGGTCAGCTCCCGTACGACGTCGGTGACGGGTCTGCGGCCGTAGTCGGTGTCGGCGTACCCGAGGAGCCGTACGCCGGCCGCCCGCAGCCGGCCCGCGACCCGGATGAACGCCGGGTCGGGGCCGTCGCCCGGCCCGTTCGCCGGGTTGAGGACGACGCCGTAGAGGCGGGGCGCGGCCTCGACGAGGGCGTCCCATGCGGCGGGGCGGTCGCGGGGGTGCTCGTAATAGGGGACCAGGAGGGACGGCGAGGAGAGCTCGGTCGCCCGGCGCGCTGTTCCGTATGCGGTCATCGGTGTGCCGTCGCCCTCCCCAACAGGCCGCAGACCAGGCCCGCCTGGAGGGCGGCGGCGACGCCGTACACGAGCAGGCCGATCCCGTGCGGGTCGCCCGGGTGGGTCACCAGGGCCAGGGTCTGGGCGGCGGCCGTGACGCAGCAGACGACGGCGGCGCCCAGGACCGCGCCGAAGGACTGGAGCAGCAGACCGGTCCAGAGCACCGCGCCCAGCAGGAGCAGGCCGGCGAGATGGACGCCGTCGAGCTCCGGGGCCCGCGGCCACAGCGCGGCGGTGGCGTGGGCCAGGATCAGCAGGGTGGCGAGGTAGCCGGCCAGGCACTGGACCAGGGTCACGGAGGTGGCCCGCCAGAAGGCGGCCGGTGTGCTGGTGGAGCGCAGTCCGGCGAGGCCTCCGCTGCGGAAGCGGTACAGCAGCCATTCGGCGGGGCCCATGCTGAGGGTGAGGGCCACGGCGGCGGGTGCCGCTGCCGTGCCGCCCCCGTGGGCGATGACCTCCCCGAGCGTCGCGTACAGCACGAGCACACCGGTGCCGAGGCCGAAGACGGCGTACGGGAGGGAGGCGGCGAGTCGGGGCGCGGCCGGGCCCCGCTCCGGGACGCCGCCGGGCACGCCGAGGACGGTGACGGATCCGGGCCGGCGGCTCCGGGCGCCCGACTCCCGCAGGGCGGGCGCCACTTCGTGGACGGCGAGGAGCACGACCGCCACCAGGGAGGCGGTCAGCAGGGTGAGCCCGGACCAGTCGGGCACCGGCCGGGCCAGGGCGAACAGCGCGCCCGCCGTCATGGGCGTCAGACAGTGCAGCAGGGCCCGTTCGCGGCCGAGGACGAGCAGGACGGTCGCGGCGCCCAGGTAGCAGGCCTCGCCGGCGGCGAAGGCCACCGCGCCCGGGTCGCCGCCGCCGGCCGCCAGACAGGCGACCGTGGTGCACAGCAGGGCGCCCGCCGGCGCTCCGCGGGCCAGTGAGCGGCGGCACGCGTCGCGGTCGCCCAACGCGAGCCAGGAGTAGGCCCGGTGGGCGAGACCCTGGTTCCACATCCAGCCGCACAGGGCGCCGGCCAGCAGCGGGACCGTGCCGGCGGGCAGGCCGGAGCCGTCGCGGGGGCCTGCCAGGAGGGGTGCGCCGAGGACGTAGGCGAGGCCGGGGAGGGCGAAGACGACGCCTCTGAGGAGGCAGCCGAGCAGGCCGATCCGCCAGGGGTCGGGCGCAGGCCCCGCCGGTTCGGGGTGGGCGCGCTCGACGCGTTCGTACAACTCCTCGGCGAGGGCGAAGGAGTTGCGGCAGCCGTAGCGGGCGCGGGTCCGGTCGTCGGAGATGCCGTCGGACTCCAGCAGGGCGGCGATCTCGTCCGGGTGGACGGCGGCGGCGATGAACTCCCGGTGTTGTTCGGCGAGTCGGTCGATGGGATCGGGTTCGGCCCGGCGGGGCCTGCGCGGGCGGGGCACGGCGGGGAGCGGGGCCGGCCGTGCGCCCGGGGGCGGGGTCGGGTGGCCGCTCACCGGTCGGTTCCGTCCGTCGTGCCGGTCCGGTACCAAGGGTCGCGCAGTTCGGCGGTCCAGTCGGCGACCGTGGCCGGCGCGGGCTCGTACACGATGTCGACCCGGCCCGCGAGTTCCTGGTAGATCATGCGGAAGGCGTCCACGGACCGGCGCAGGGTGAACCGGTCGATCACCCGCCGCCGTGCCGACTCCCCGAGGCCGCGGCGGCGTTCGTCGTCGCGCAGGAGGCCGAGCGCGGCGTCGGCCATCGCCTCCGGCTCGCGGGGCGGCACGACGATCCCGGTGTCGCCGACCGCCTCGCGGACCCCTCCGACATCGGTCGACACGGTCGTACGGCCGCAGGACATGGCCTCGATGAGGGAGTACGGGAAGCCCTCCGAGATCGAGGAGAGCATCACGACGTGCCCGGCGGCGTAGGCCCGCCACACCTCGCTGATGCGGCCCTCGAAGGTGAGCCCGTCGGTGACGCCCAGTTCGGCGGCGAGCTTCTCCAGCTCGGTGCGGTACTCCTCGCCGCCCGGTGGCACGGGCCCGAACAGCCGGAGCCTGGTGCCGGGGAGCTCGGCGCGGACCATGGCGTAGGCGTGGAGCAGTGTCTCCAGGTCCTTGATGGGGTCGACGCGTCCGCACCAGGTGAGGGTGGGCACCTCGGGTTCGGGGCCGGCGTGCGGGAAGGCGGCCGGGTCGACGCCGTTGTAGACCGTGCGGATCCTGTCGGCGTCGGCGCCGCCCCGCTCCTCCCAGCGGCGGTTGTACCGGTTGCAGGGGGTGATGAGGTCGGCGGCGCGGTAGCCGAGCCTGGTCAGCTCGCGGTGGAAGCCGAGCATGAAGGCCTTCACGGGCCAGCGCTGGTCGGCGGTGCGGTGGCCGAGGTAGCGCTCGCGCAGATAGATGCCGTGCTCGGTGAGGAGGAACGGTACGCCGTCCAACTCGCGGGCGGCGAGCGCGGGCAGCGTGGCGAGGCCGCCGCTGACCGCGTGGGCCACACAGTCCTCGGGGATCCGGGCGCCGAGCGGCCGCAGGGAGTGTTCCAGCAGATCGGTCGCGGTGAGCGCGTCGTGGACCGTGGGGCGCGCGGCGGCCGTCGGCAGGTGCGGCATCGTCCAGATCCACATCAGCGAACGGAGCGCGGACTCGGTGCGCAGGGCCGCCGACAGGCGCCCGTCGCGGGCGAGTCGGGCCAACTCGTACAGGGCCTCCTCGAAGCCCTGGGGCGCGTCGGGGTCGAGGACGGAGAGCAGCAGTCGCTCGTAGGCGTCGGTGAAGCGGCGGCGGGCCGCGCCGTACGGGGCGCGGGCGCGGCCGGGGCGCGGGCCCCAGGTCGGTACGGAGGTGTGCCGGTACACGTTCGGCGGCAGGTCCCAGGTCACGGGTTCGCGGCCGGTTCCGGTGAGCGACACGAGGTGGAACTCGACGTCGGGCATGCCGTTGACTAGCTGGTCGCACCAGGTGCTGACCCCGCCGTGGACATGCGGGTAGGTGCCTTCGGTGAGCATGGTGACATGACTGCCGGTGCGCATGGCTGCGCCGCTCCCCCCTGTTGCTGTTACGCGGATGATGTGCGGGGAACTGCGGGCCCGGACGCCGACCGCGGGTCGGTGGGGGTTGATCGCACAGTTCCCCGCGCCCCTTGGGGGGCTCTACGGCAACTTGAGCTTTACGGCTGACTGGAGTGCCGCCGGCGTGGTCCAGGCCGAGCGGGCTCCCGCGTACGGGGTGCCGAACGTGGCGGTCCCGAGCGGGAGTTGCGTGACGGTCCCCTTCGGTGCCGTCACCGGGATCTCGACCCCCGACGGCGCCTTCACCGTCACCGCCGTGCCGATGCGGTACGCCGTGACCGTGCCGTTCGCGATGGCGGTCTGCCAGGCGGCCCGGCGCTTCAGCTCGGTGCCGACCGCGCCGTGCCGGGGGTTCTCCAGCGGGGTGTCGGAGGCGAAGAGCGCCCGGTACTCGGCGAGCACCTGGTCCAGGACCGGGTAGAGCAGCCGCTCCTCGGCCAGGTTGGACTGGTGCGCGTAGTGCGGTCGCGGGTCGTTGCCGACGGCGTGCAGCAGGGCCGTACGGACCTCCTGCGGGACGATGTGCGTCGTGTACCCGGTGGCGGGGTCGAGGGGGGCGGGCAGGCAGGTGGAGGTCGCGTTGTTCTCGCAGACGCCGCTGCCGCCGTCGGCCGCCGAGGTGTAGACCCAGTTGTACTCGTCGACCATCTCCGCGGCGGTGCCCACGTTGTAGTAGACGTTCATCGGGTGGCGCGGCACGGTCAGCGCGGCGCCCACCGGACGCTGGGCCGGTTCGCGGGAGTTGTCGGAGGCGATCCATTTGACAGCGTTGTCGGCGAGGGCGCCCGCGAGGTTCGGGTTGTCGTCCGGCTGCTGCGGCAGCGTTTTCAGGCCCGAGTGCTCGCCCGTCACCAGTTCGTCGCGCCGCACGGGCAGTCCGCGCGCGACCGCCCAGGCGTGGTTGTCGCGGATCTGCGCGGCGATGTCGGCGCGGCTCAGATAGCGGGTGGTGCCGTCGGCGTTCTTCGCGCAGCTCCACGGGACGGTCGAGGTGTCCTGGAGGCAGCCGAGGTACTGGTGGGTGTAGGTGTGGTTGATCCAGCGGAACGCGTTCCGGTCGGCGACCAGCCGGTCGGCGAGGGCGTCCGTGCCGCCGTTCGCCTCCTTCCACTCCTCGCCGCTGCCGCCGTTGTAGACCATGTCGAGGGTGAGGCCGCTGGACCGCTGCCACTGCTCGGCGTACTCGGCGTCGGCGGCGGTCATCCGGATCGGCTCGGTCTCCGTGCCCTGCCCGCCGCCGCAGTTGAAGCTGCCGGGCGTGCAGTTGTTCTCGGTGTCCCAGCGGCTGTCGGGCGCGAAGACGTCGTCGATGTGGATGCCGAAGTAGTTCCGGTTCCGGCCGAGGTGCACGCCGTCCGTCAGCCACTCGACGATGCCCCGGGCCAGCACCCGGAACTGCCGCTGGTGCTGGTTGTGGGCGAAGGTGACGACCAGTTCGCGGCGCCCGTCGTGGGCGTACTCCCCGACCAGGCTGCCCCGGCCGCTGCCGCCGGGCACCGGGAGGTCGACATAACTGGTGTAGCCGGGGCGGGGCCGGGCGACGAAGCCGTAACTCTCCTGCGTGGAGGCGGAGTTGTCCTCGAAGGTGAACTGCCCGTCGAGATAGCCGAAGCGGCCCGCCCGGCCGGCGTCGGTCACCGTGGCCTCCCGGCCGTCGAGGGAGCCGGCCCAGCCGCCCTCGCTGGTGTAGTCGAGGCCGACCCCGGGGTGCGCCCAGGTGTAGGCGTCGACCTGCGGGATCCCGTACGTCCGCTCGTAGGTCTCCAGCGCGCTCTGCTCGGCCGAACCCGGGCCGAACGGGGCCTCGTTGGGCAGGACCACGCCCTGGAACCTGGCGCGCGGGGTGCCGCCGACCGTGTCGCTCAGGAAGGCCGCGTCGATGGTCGGGCGGTTCGCGTCGCCGAGGTTCACGCGGGTGTACGGGACGCCGGTGCTCTTCAGCTCCGCGACGATGGCCTGGACGGGGCTGTCGCCGTTGTCCACCACCAGCACCCGCAGGTCGACGCGCGGTACGACGGCGGCCGACGCTCCCGGTATGCCCAGGCCCGCCACCAGCAGACTCGTCGTCGCCACGACTGCGGCGGCGCTCCTCCATCCGGGCACGCTGTACGGCATGTTCGCCCCTTCCCCCGAGAAGATCCCCCGGCGGCGACTGAACGGCCGCACCGAGGGGAATCTGTGGAAATGATGCAAGCCGATGAGCTGATCACTCACCGGGCCGGACGAGTGTCACCCAGGTCAGGGCACATGTGGGCAGGAAAATGACCATGAAGCCACATAGGGGTGAATGCCCGCAGGGGTGAGCGAAATCGGCGGCGGGACGCTACGCGCGGAGACCGCCGACGCTACGCGCGAAGACGATGGACCCGTGAGCCCGGAGCCGCGATAAGGGATCCCCCTATGCCTCAGCCATGGGGATCTCCCTGCACGTCCGGGGCGGAAAGTCGGGGAGGCTGGTCGCAGCGGACGCCATGCGGACGGCGCGGCGCAACCGGCCGATACTCCAGGTCCGATGGGCCGAACAAGGGCCTAGGCTCGTTCTCGGCACGTCGACCCACCCGTTCGGCCACGAAACTCAATCGGAAGCGAGATTTCACCACCGTGACTGCTCTCACTCTCAGCACCGCCGCCGTGTCGGGCCTTCGGGCCGACGCGATCGTGGTCGGTGTCGCGAAGGGCCCTGCATCCCGGTCCGGGGACCTGGTCGTAGCGCCGGGTGCCGAGGCCGTGGACCAGGCGTACGACGGCAAGCTGGCCGGCCTCCTGGAGACCCTCGGCGCCGCGGGCGCCGAGGGCGAGGTGACGAAGCTGCCCGCGCCGGCCGGCTTCAAGGCGCCGCTCGTGGTGGCGGTGGGCCTGGGCTCGGTGCCCGAGAAGGACGGCACGTTCACCGCGGAGACGCTGCGCCGCGCGACCGGTGCCGCGGCCCGTGCCCTGACCGGCACGAAGAAGGCCGCGTTCACGCTGCCCGTCGTCGACGCGGCCGCCGTGGCCGCCGTCGCCGAGGGCGCGCTGCTCGGCGCGTACTCCTTCGACGCCTACAAGGAGCAGGGCAAGGACAGCAAGGCGAAGAACGGCAAGGCGCCGCTCGCCGAGGTCGTCCTGCTCGGCGCGAAGCCCCGCGACAAGGCCCACAAGGCGGCCGTCGAGCGCGCGATCGCGGTGACCGAGGAGCTGAACCGCGCCCGCGACCTCATCAACACCCCGCCGAACGACCTCGACCCGGAGGCCTTCGCCGCCGTCGCGCAGACCGCGGCCAAGGAGCACGGCATCAAGGTGACCGTCCTCGACGAGAAGGCGCTCGCCAAGGGCGGCTACGGCGGCATCCTCGGCGTCGGCGCGGGCTCGGCGGCCACGCCCCGGCTGGTGCAGCTGTCGTACACCAGCTCCAAGGCGAAGAAGCACCTGGCGTTCGTCGGCAAGGGCATCACCTACGACTCGGGCGGTATCTCCCTCAAGCCCGCCGGGCACAACGAGACGATGAAGTGCGACATGAGCGGCGCGGCCGCCGTGTTCGCCGCGGTCGTCGCCGCCGCCCGGCTCAAGCTGGAGGTCAACGTCACGGGCTGGCTCGCCCTCGCCGAGAACATGCCGTCCGGCTCCGCCACCCGCCCGGGTGACGTGCTGCGCATGTACAGCGGCAAGACGGTGGAGGTCCTCAACACCGACGCCGAGGGCCGCCTGGTGCTGGCCGACGCGCTCGCCAAGGCCTCCGAGGACAAGCCGGACGCGATCGTCGACGTGGCGACGCTGACCGGGGCGATGATGCTGGCGCTGGGCAACCGGACGTTCGGGATCATGGCCAACGACGACGCGTTCCGCTCCGCGGTGCACGAGGCGGCGGAGGAGTCGGGCGAGCCGGCGTGGCCGATGCCGCTGCCGGACCACCTGCGCAAGGGGATGGACTCGCCGACCGCCGACATCGCGAACATGGGCGAGCGGTACGGCGGTGGCCTGGTCGCCGGGCTGTTCCTGAAGGAGTTCGTGGGCGAGGGGATCACCTGGGCGCACCTGGACATCGCGGGGCCGGCGTTCAACGAGGGCGGGCCCTTCGGGTACACGCCGAAGGGTGGGACGGGGACGGCGGTGCGGACGCTGGTGCGGCTGGCCGAGCGGGCCGCCTCCGGCGACCTGGTGTGACGATCGCCCGAGAGCTCGGCACCTGAGGGGCGCGGGCGGCTGCGGGCCGTCCGAGGCTGCTCGCGCAGTTCCCCGCGCCCCTTCAGGGCCCGGCCTCGTCACATCTGAGCGTGTGGTGTCTCACACCCCGGCCCGGCGTCTCGTTCGCCCGCGACAAGTGCGAAGATGGGGCTCGGCAGGACAGGGCCCCCACCACAGGGCCGAAGAAGAGCGGCCGGACACCAGCCGCCGCGCGGGTCTCGGACGACCGGCGTACGGCGCACATGCATGGAGGACGTGACGTGGCGAACGACGCCAGCACCGTTTTCGACCTAGTGATCCTCGGCGGTGGTAGCGGTGGTTACGCCGCGGCCCTGCGCGGGGCTCAGCTGGGCCTGGACGTCGCCCTGATCGAGAAGGACAAGGTCGGCGGCACCTGCCTGCACCGGGGATGCATTCCCACGAAGGCCCTGCTCCACGCGGGCGAGATCGCCGACCAGGCCCGCGAGAGCGAGCAGTTCGGTGTGAAGGCCACCTTCGAGGGCATCGACATCGCCGGGGTGCACAAGTACAAGGACGGCGTGATCTCCGGCCTCTACAAGGGTCTGCAGGGTCTCGTCGCCTCCCGCAAGGTCACCTACATCGAGGGTGAGGGCCGTCTGTCCTCCCCGACCTCCGTCGATGTGAACGGCCAGCGTGTCCAGGGCCGCCACGTCCTGCTGGCGACCGGCTCCGTGCCGAAGTCGCTGCCGGGCCTGGAGATCGACGGCAACCGCATCATCTCCTCGGACCACGCCCTCGTCCTGGACCGCGTGCCCAAGTCCGCGATCATCCTGGGCGGCGGCGTCATCGGCGTCGAGTTCGCCTCCGCGTGGAAGTCCTTCGGCTCCGACGTCACCGTCATCGAGGGCCTGAAGCACCTGGTCCCCGTCGAGGACGAGAACTCCTCCAAGCTTCTCGAGCGCGCCTTCCGCAAGCGCGGCATCAAGTTCAACCTGGGCACCTTCTTCTCGAAGGCCGAGTACACCCAGGACGGTGTCAAGGTCACCCTCGCCGACGGCAAGGAGTTCGAGGCCGAGGTCCTGCTCGTCGCGGTGGGCCGCGGCCCCGTCTCCGCCGGTCTCGGCTACGAGGAGCAGGGCGTCGCGATGGACCGCGGCTACGTCCTGGTCGACGAGTACATGCGCACGAACGTCCCGACCATCTCCGCCGTCGGTGACCTGGTCCCGACGCTCCAGCTCGCGCACGTCGGCTTCGCCGAGGGCATCCTGGTGGCGGAGCGTCTGGCCGGCCTGAAGACCGTTCCGATCGACTACGACGGTGTCCCGCGGGTGACGTACTGCCACCCCGAGGTCGCCTCCGTGGGCATCACCGAGGCCAAGGCCAAGGAGATCTACGGCGCGGACAAGGTCGTCGCTCTGAAGTACAACCTCGCGGGCAACGGCAAGAGCAAGATCCTGAACACCTCGGGCGAGATCAAGCTCGTCCAGGTCAAGGACGGTGCCGTGGTCGGCGTCCACATGGTCGGCGACCGCATGGGCGAGCAGGTGGGCGAGGCCCAGCTGATCTACAACTGGGAAGCCCTCCCCGCCGAGGTCGCCCAGCTGATCCACGCCCACCCGACGCAGAACGAGGCGCTCGGCGAGGCCCACCTGGCCCTCGCGGGCAAGCCGCTGCACTCGCACGACTGACCCCCTCGGTCGACGAAGCGACGATCCAGACTTCCGCAATCGTTAAGGAGCAACAGAAACCATGGCGGTTTCCGTAACCCTTCCGGCGCTCGGCGAGAGCGTCACCGAGGGCACTGTCACCCGCTGGCTGAAGGCCGAGGGTGAGCGCGTAGAGGCCGACGAGCCGCTGCTCGAGGTCTCGACCGACAAGGTCGACACCGAGATCCCCTCCCCCGCCGCGGGCATCCTGGCGTCCATCAAGGTCGCCGAGGACGAGACCGTCGAGGTCGGCGCCGAGCTGGCGCTGATCGACGACGGCACGGGCGCGCCCGCCGCCGCCCCGGCCCCCGCCGCAGAGGAGGCTCCGGCCCCGGCCCCCGAGCCCGCCGCTGCCGCGCCCTCCACCGAGCAGGAGACCCCCGCGCCGGCCCCGACCGCCGAGGCGGCCACCGGCGGCGGCTCCGCCGAGGGCACCGACGTGGTCCTCCCGGCGCTCGGCGAGTCCGTCACCGAGGGCACCGTCACCCGCTGGCTGAAGGAGGTCGGCGACTCCGTCGAGGCCGACGAGCCGCTGCTCGAGGTCTCCACGGACA
This genomic stretch from Streptomyces deccanensis harbors:
- a CDS encoding adenosylcobinamide-GDP ribazoletransferase, with translation MSTTPEPPASSSPTLADGLRFAFGTLTVLPVTVRRWDREAARVGMLCAPVAGLVVGLGAALLGGLLLLLGAGPLLAAVASVAVPAALTRGLHLDGLADTADGLGSGRPAEDALRIMKQSDIGPFGVVTLVLVLLAQVAALTEAYGESWAVGALAAAVGATAARLALTLAARAGVPAARPEGLGAAVAGVVPVRGALLVAALTGCAAAGVGALFGPFDIGRTVLAVVLACGAAELLLRHCVRRFGGVTGDVFGGLAETAATAALVAFTFG
- a CDS encoding endo alpha-1,4 polygalactosaminidase, producing the protein MNRVRARSTLLPLLLLMAGCTGAPDDEPGTGRGTAEAARWRPEPGTEWQWQLSGRLDTSVDVPVYDIDGFDQSADTVAELHDDGRKVICYLSTGAWEDWRPDADDFPKAVIGESNGWEGEYWLDIRATDVLEPLMAARIDMCAEKGFDAVEPDNMDGYRNKTGFPLTAADQLRYNRLVARLAHERGLAVGLKNDLDQIPELVDDFDFAVNEQCAQYEECEDLTPFIEAGKAVFHVEYEMETGDFCPEARRLELSSLLKKWELGVWRKAC
- a CDS encoding spherulation-specific family 4 protein translates to MTAYGTARRATELSSPSLLVPYYEHPRDRPAAWDALVEAAPRLYGVVLNPANGPGDGPDPAFIRVAGRLRAAGVRLLGYADTDYGRRPVTDVVRELTRHHAWYGTDGVFLDQAAAEYGAFDHYRRLAAAVWGAGPATLALNPGTPPHPAYARIADLVVTFEGTWETYRDQPPEPWPGGSGGLGARVCHLVHGVPPGTDVEGVARARGASVHCAVPGVGDHPWGTLPHALEPRR
- the pelF gene encoding GT4 family glycosyltransferase PelF; amino-acid sequence: MRTGSHVTMLTEGTYPHVHGGVSTWCDQLVNGMPDVEFHLVSLTGTGREPVTWDLPPNVYRHTSVPTWGPRPGRARAPYGAARRRFTDAYERLLLSVLDPDAPQGFEEALYELARLARDGRLSAALRTESALRSLMWIWTMPHLPTAAARPTVHDALTATDLLEHSLRPLGARIPEDCVAHAVSGGLATLPALAARELDGVPFLLTEHGIYLRERYLGHRTADQRWPVKAFMLGFHRELTRLGYRAADLITPCNRYNRRWEERGGADADRIRTVYNGVDPAAFPHAGPEPEVPTLTWCGRVDPIKDLETLLHAYAMVRAELPGTRLRLFGPVPPGGEEYRTELEKLAAELGVTDGLTFEGRISEVWRAYAAGHVVMLSSISEGFPYSLIEAMSCGRTTVSTDVGGVREAVGDTGIVVPPREPEAMADAALGLLRDDERRRGLGESARRRVIDRFTLRRSVDAFRMIYQELAGRVDIVYEPAPATVADWTAELRDPWYRTGTTDGTDR
- a CDS encoding leucyl aminopeptidase, coding for MTALTLSTAAVSGLRADAIVVGVAKGPASRSGDLVVAPGAEAVDQAYDGKLAGLLETLGAAGAEGEVTKLPAPAGFKAPLVVAVGLGSVPEKDGTFTAETLRRATGAAARALTGTKKAAFTLPVVDAAAVAAVAEGALLGAYSFDAYKEQGKDSKAKNGKAPLAEVVLLGAKPRDKAHKAAVERAIAVTEELNRARDLINTPPNDLDPEAFAAVAQTAAKEHGIKVTVLDEKALAKGGYGGILGVGAGSAATPRLVQLSYTSSKAKKHLAFVGKGITYDSGGISLKPAGHNETMKCDMSGAAAVFAAVVAAARLKLEVNVTGWLALAENMPSGSATRPGDVLRMYSGKTVEVLNTDAEGRLVLADALAKASEDKPDAIVDVATLTGAMMLALGNRTFGIMANDDAFRSAVHEAAEESGEPAWPMPLPDHLRKGMDSPTADIANMGERYGGGLVAGLFLKEFVGEGITWAHLDIAGPAFNEGGPFGYTPKGGTGTAVRTLVRLAERAASGDLV
- the lpdA gene encoding dihydrolipoyl dehydrogenase, whose amino-acid sequence is MANDASTVFDLVILGGGSGGYAAALRGAQLGLDVALIEKDKVGGTCLHRGCIPTKALLHAGEIADQARESEQFGVKATFEGIDIAGVHKYKDGVISGLYKGLQGLVASRKVTYIEGEGRLSSPTSVDVNGQRVQGRHVLLATGSVPKSLPGLEIDGNRIISSDHALVLDRVPKSAIILGGGVIGVEFASAWKSFGSDVTVIEGLKHLVPVEDENSSKLLERAFRKRGIKFNLGTFFSKAEYTQDGVKVTLADGKEFEAEVLLVAVGRGPVSAGLGYEEQGVAMDRGYVLVDEYMRTNVPTISAVGDLVPTLQLAHVGFAEGILVAERLAGLKTVPIDYDGVPRVTYCHPEVASVGITEAKAKEIYGADKVVALKYNLAGNGKSKILNTSGEIKLVQVKDGAVVGVHMVGDRMGEQVGEAQLIYNWEALPAEVAQLIHAHPTQNEALGEAHLALAGKPLHSHD